The Phragmites australis chromosome 15, lpPhrAust1.1, whole genome shotgun sequence genome window below encodes:
- the LOC133892164 gene encoding uncharacterized protein LOC133892164 encodes MVRKLESILNIPDSFLKQHPFPGPGLAVCVVGDVIEGNALEVLRQVDEIFVQTIKNAGLYDEIWQAFAVFLPIQTVGIQGDQRTHSNPVALRAITSEDGMTADWNEIVKLHLASMDINSRVSHMLASIPSEALQSFWTDVYRKSGV; translated from the exons ATGGTGCGGAAGTTGGAGAGTATTTTGAATATCCCAGATTCATTTTTAAAGCAGCACCCATTTCCTGGGCCTGGTCTTGCTGTATGTGTTGTAGGTGATGTTATAGAAGGCAATGCTCTGGAGGTTCTTCGTCAG GTGGACGAGATATTTGTTCAAACTATTAAAAATGCAGGCCTCTATGATGAAATTTGGCAAGCTTTTGCTGTGTTCTTGCCCATTCAAACAGTTGGGATTCAGGGTGACCAGAGAACTCACTCCAACCCTGTTGCTCTAAGGGCAATCACCAGTGAGGATGGCATGACTGCAGATTG GAATGAGATTGTCAAGCTGCACTTAGCTTCCATGGATATCAATTCACGTGTTTCCCATATGTTG GCTTCAATACCATCAGAAGCACTTCAATCATTTTGGACTGATGTGTATCGGAAATCTGGTGTGTGA
- the LOC133893550 gene encoding uncharacterized protein LOC133893550, with the protein MRNWLKAPLLGALGVAELLVSAVIHLGYGFYIFGAAIAADLSLALVEGLTGGGEGGVAKNVVEAEDEAAAVLDGAVPPIVLVHGIFGFGKGRLGGLSYFAGAEKKDNRVLVPDLGSLTSVHDRARELFYYLKGGQVDYGEEHSRAYGHSRFGRAYERGHYPIWDEEHPVHFVGHSAGAQVIRLLQQMLHDKAFEGHDDTSENWVLSITSLSGALNGCTRAYLDGMRTEDGTSLRPVCLLQICRVGSILYHWLDLPWLKRYYDFGFDHFGMSRRLVGASGVANLLLVGAGDGTGPFGTGDWILPDLTIQGAARINARVRTFPGTFYFSYASRRTARVGGVTVPSGVLRIHPLLFIRVMQMCRWRYPADAEPPYKGYRDEDWEDNDGALNTFSMTHPRIPEEHPSLLVENDSDCHPLRPGIWYYKIVEADHMTFVINRKRGGVQFDLIYDSIFENCRKHVFRTAPPPTLPNQN; encoded by the exons ATGAGGAATTGGCTGAAGGCGCCGCTGCTAGGTGCGCTGGGCGTGGCCGAGCTGCTCGTCAGCGCGGTCATCCACCTCGGCTACGGCTTCTACATCTTCGGCGCCGCCATCGCAGCCGACCTCTCGTTAGCCCTCGTGGAAGGCCTGACCGGTGGTGGCGAGGGTGGCGTGGCCAAGAACGTCGTTGAGGCGGAGGATGAGGCCGCGGCGGTGCTCGACGGGGCCGTGCCGCCGATCGTGCTGGTGCACGGCATCTTCGGGTTCGGCAAAGGC AGGCTGGGAGGGCTGTCGTACTTCGCCGGCGCGGAGAAGAAGGACAACCGCGTGCTGGTGCCGGACTTGGGTTCTCTCACGAGCGTCCATGACAG GGCTCGAGAGTTGTTCTACTACCTGAAAGGAGGGCAGGTGGACTACGGGGAGGAGCACAGCAGGGCGTACGGGCACTCCCGGTTCGGCAGAGCCTATGAGCGTGGTCACTACCCGATCTGGGACGAGGAGCACCCGGTCCACTTCGTCGGCCACTCGGCCGGCGCGCAGGTCATCCGCCTCTTGCAGCAGATGCTCCACGACAAG GCGTTCGAGGGGCACGATGACACCTCGGAGAACTGGGTGCTGAGCATTACCTCCCTCTCCGGCGCGCTCAACGGCTGCACGCGCGCCTATCTCGACGGAATGCG GACGGAGGACGGCACGTCGCTGCGGCCCGTCTGCCTGCTCCAGATCTGCCGTGTCGGCAGCATCCTGTACCACTGGCTCGACCTCCCCTGGCTCAAGCGCTACTACGACTTCGGCTTCGACCACTTCGGCATGTCGCGGCGCCTCGTCGGCGCTTCCGGCGTGGCCAACCTGCTGCTGGTGGGAGCCGGAGATGGCacgggcccgttcggcacgggaGACTGGATCCTGCCCGACCTGACGATCCAGGGCGCGGCCAGGATCAACGCCAGGGTGCGCACGTTCCCGGGCACGTTCTACTTCAGCTACGCGAGCAGGCGGACCGCCAGGGTGGGGGGCGTCACCGTGCCGTCCGGGGTGCTGAGGATCCACCCGCTGCTCTTCATCCGCGTCATGCAGATGTGCCGGTGGCGCTACCCCGCCGACGCCGAGCCGCCCTACAAAGGTTACAG GGATGAAGACTGGGAAGACAATGACGGTGCGCTGAACACCTTCTCGATGACCCATCCTCGGATCCCCGAGGAGCATCCGAGCCTCTTGGTCGAGAATGATTCAGATTGCCATCCACTTCGACCAGGCATCTG GTACTACAAGATCGTGGAGGCGGATCACATGACGTTCGTCATCAACAGAAAGAGGGGAGGCGTGCAGTTCGACCTCATCTACGACAGCATCTTCGAGAACTGCAGGAAGCATGTCTTCAGGACAGCTCCTCCGCCTACGCTTCCAAATCAGAACTGA
- the LOC133893073 gene encoding spermidine synthase 1, protein MEAEAAAKRARESGDAAVEASAAGAGEQAGLSAVIPGWFSEISPMWPGEAHSLKVEKVLFQGKSAYQNVLVFQSSTYGKVLVLDGVIQVTERDECAYQEMITHIPLCSIKDPKKVLVIGGGDGGVLREVSRHSSVEQIDICEIDKMVVDVSKQFFPHLAVGFEDPRVSLHIGDGVAFLKNAPEGTYDAVLVDSSDPIGPAQELFEKPFFQLVARALRPGGVVCTQAESIWLHMHIIEDIVANCRQVFKGSVNYAWTTVPTYPSGVIGFMLCSTEGPTVDFQHPVFNIEEDEYSTKSKGPLKFYNSEIHSASFCLPSFAKRVIESKAN, encoded by the exons ATggaggccgaggcggcggcgaagaGGGCACGGGAGAGCGGGGACGCCGCGGTCGAGGCGTCGGCGGCCGGGGCCGGCGAGCAGGCGGGGCTCTCCGCCGTCATCCCCGGGTGGTTCTCCGAGATTAGCCCCATGTGGCCTG GTGAGGCACACTCTTTGAAGGTGGAGAAGGTGCTGTTCCAAGGGAAGTCGGCTTACCAAAATGTGTTGGTGTTTCAG TCATCTACGTACGGCAAGGTCCTAGTCCTGGATGGAGTGATTCAAGTTACTGAGAGGGATGAGTGTGCGTACCAAGAGATGATTACTCACATTCCCCTTTGCTCCATCAAAGATCCCAAGAAG GTGTTAGTTATTGGAGGGGGAGATGGTGGTGTTCTGCGTGAGGTTTCAAGGCATTCCTCAGTGGAACAAATTGACATTTGTGAAATTGACAAGATGGTTGTAGAT GTCTCCAAGCAATTTTTCCCTCATCTGGCTGTTGGATTTGAAGATCCTCGTGTATCATTACACATTGGAGATG GTGTCGCCTTTTTGAAAAATGCTCCAGAGGGTACTTATGATGCAGTTCTTGTGGATTCCTCTGATCCGATAG GTCCTGCTCAAGAACTATTTGAGAAGCCTTTCTTCCAGTTGGTGGCCAGAGCTTTACGTCCAGGTGGAGTTGTATGCACCCAGGCAGAGAGCATATGGCTACATATGCACATCATTGAAGATATTGTTGCCAATTGTCGCCAAGTTTTTAAAGGCTCGGTTAACTATGCTTGGACAACAGTACCGACATACCCTAG CGGAGTGATTGGGTTTATGCTTTGTTCCACGGAGGGTCCCACTGTTGATTTCCAGCACCCTGTTTTTAACATTGAGGAGGATGAGTATTCAACGAAATCGAAAGGACCGCTGAAGTTCTACAACTCAGAG aTCCACTCGGCATCATTTTGTTTGCCATCTTTTGCGAAGAGGGTCATCGAGTCAAAAGCCAACTAG